The Jiangella sp. DSM 45060 genome contains the following window.
GCACAGATCAATCATTGCAGACGCTCAGGTCGAATTCGGACAGAAAGGGATTTAAGAAAGCACTGTCACCGGTATGTCACCTAGAAGATTGACCTTTTGTAGAGTACCTTGACACCCCTGGCCAGGGCGTCAAATGTACTCCCTGGCGGGCACCCAGAAAACAGGTTGCCTGGGAAACACCTTTCGAATGATTTGAGGAGAATTGTGTTGAAGACAGTGCTGCGTGGCGCCGTTGTGGCCGGCGCTGCGCTCGCCGCCTGTTTCGCCCTGAGCGTGCCGGCGGCCACGGCCGAGGAGGGCAAGGGGGTTGAGCTCCCCAACGAGATCACCAGTGTCGAAGAGGCCGACGGCCTGCTCGACAACCTCGGCCTCGGTGACATCGAGGTGGGCAACAGCATCTGCGCGCTGCCCTGGCTCTGGCAGGGCCCGTTCAACATCTTCGTGGGCGGCCAGGAGGCCTACTACGAGGCCTGCAACGGCAACACCGGCATCGCCATCGGTGACGGGATCAACGTCCTGAACCACGGCGCCGACTCGTACGGCGATGGCATCAACGTCCTCAATAACGCCTGCGCGGCGCCCTGGCTCTGGCAGGGTCCGGCGAACGGCGCGACGGAGGACCAGGCCGCCTACTACGTGGTCTGCAACACCGAGGAGACCACGTACGGCGACGGCATCAACGTGCTCAACGGCGCGTGCGCGCTGCCGTGGCTGTGGCAGGGCCCGGCGAACGTGTTCGTCGAGGGCCAGGAGGCCACCTACGTCGCGTGCAACAGCGACGGCACCACCTACGGTGACGGCCTCAACGTCGGCAACAACGTCTGTGCGCTGCCGTGGCTGTGGCAGGGCCCGGTCAACGGGTTCAGCGACGGCCAGTCCGCGCACTACGCCGCCTGCAACAACGACGGCACGCTGACCGGCGACGGTGTCAACCTGCTGAACAACGCCTGCGCCGCGCCGTGGCTGTGGCAGGGTCCGATCAACGCGGTGCTGGGCTCGCAGTCGGCCCACTACACCGCCTGCAGCGGCGCCGACGCGCCGTCGACGGACCTCCTCAGCAGCCTCGTCTCGGGCGAGGGTGACGGTGGCAGCATCGACATCCTCAACGACGCGTGCGGCGCGCCGTGGCTGTGGCAGGGCCCGCTGAACGCGCTGATCGGCAGCCAGGAGGCCTACTACCAGGCCTGCGACTACCGCGCAGAGGCGGAGACCGAGGTCGACGGCACTGAGGTCGACGGGACCGAGGTCGACGGGACCGAGGTCGACGGGACCGAGGTCGACGGCACTGAGGTCGACGGCACTGAGGTCGACGGCACTGAGGTCGACGGCACTGAGGTCGACGGCACTGAGGTCGACGGCACTGAGGTCGACGGGACCGAGGTCGACGGCACTGAGGTCGACGGCACTGAGGTCGACGGCACTGAGGTCGACGGGACCGAGGTCGACGGGACCGAGGTCGACGGGACCGAGGTCGACGGCACTGAGGTCGACGGCACTGAGGTCGACGGCACTGAGGTCGACGGCACCGAGACCGACGGCACCGAGACCGACGGCTCGGAGGACGGTGCCGCTGACGGTGCCGCCGACGGCTCCGGCGACGGCGAGGCGCTGCCGGACACCGGCGCGTCGAGCCAGCTGCTGGTCGTCGGCGCCGGCCTGCTGCTCGCCGGTGCGGCCGCCGCGTTCGCGGTGAACCGCCGCCAGGTCCAGCAGTAGCGGCAACTCCCCTGCAGAGGCCGCCGGCCCGGATGACGACGTCCGGGCTCGGCGGCCTCTTGCTGTACGGCGTCAGCGCGCCGCGATGGCCGGGTGCAGCACCAGCGCGGTCCCTGTCAGGGTGTCGCGCGCGCCGCTGTCGCAGGGTGGGTCAGCAGCGGTAGCTGGGCGGCGAGGAACGCCTCGCAGTGCTCGGCCAGTTGCTCGTACGCCTTGTCACCGATGAGCGCCCGCAGCTCCGGCTCGTTCGACCGGTACACCGGCTCGCGCCCGACGTGCGCCTCGGTGGCCATCGTGCAGTACCACGTCATGTCGTGGCCGCCGGCGCCCCATCCGGCGCGGTCGTACTCACCGATGGAGATCTCGAGGTACGACGTGCCGTCGGGCCGTTCGGCCTCGCGGTAGGAGCGCCGGATCGGCAGCTGCCAGCACACGTCGGGCTTGGTCTCGAGCGGGTGCTGCCCGTTCGCCAGCGCGTACGCGTGCAGCGCGCAACCCGTGCCGCCGGCGAACCCGGGCCGGTTCAGGAACACGCACGCGCCGTCGACGACGCGGGTCTTGCGCTCGCCCTCGTCGTCGGTCTCGACGATGCCGCCGCGCAGGCCCTCGTCGCGCAGCTGCCACGTCTCGGGACCCAGCCGGTTGGCGTACCCGCGCACGCGCTTCTCGTCGTCCTCGTCGGAGAAGTGGGCGCCGTGCGTGCAGCAGCCGTCGTCGGGACGGTCGGCGTAGATACCGGGGCAGCCCTGCCCGAAGATGCACGTCCACCGGGACGTCAGCCAGGTGAGGTCGCAGCGCAGCACCTGGCCGTCGTCGGCCGGATCGGTGAATTCCACCCAGGCTCGCGCTCCGTGTGTCCGCAGCTCCACCCCACGAGTATCGTCGTTTTCGTGCGCATGGGTGTGCTCGACGTCGGTTCCAACACCGTCCATCTGCTGTTGGTCGACGCGCACAGGGGTGCGCGTCCGCTGCCGGCGTACAAGCAGAAGACCGACCTGCGGCTGGTCGAACTGCTCGACGACTCCGGGTCCATCGGCAAGGAAGGCGCCAAACAGCTGGTGCAGAGCTGCCGCGAGGCGGTCGAGGCGGCCGAGGACAAGGGCGCCACGTCCATGCTGGCGTTCGCGACGTCGGCGCTGCGCGAGGCCGTCAACGGGACCGCCGTCCTCGACCGCGTGCGCGACGAAGCCGGTGTCGACCTGCAGATCCTGTCCGGCGAGGACGAGGCGCGGCTGACGTTCCTGGCGGTGCGGCGCTGGTACGGCTGGTCGGCGGGGCGGCTGCTGAGCCTCGACATCGGCGGCGGCTCGCTGGAACTGGCCGCCGGCGGCGACGAGGATCCCGACGTCGCCGTGTCGCTGCCGCTGGGCGCCGCCCGGCTCACCCGCGACTGGTTCACCGGCGACCCGCCCGACAAGGACGAGGTGCGGGCGCTGCGGCGGCACGTGCGGGCCGAGGTCGCGTCGATCATCGGTGACGTCAACCGGTACGGCGAGCGCGACCGCGCGGTCGCGTCGAGCAAGACGTTCCGGTCGCTGGCCCGGGCCGCCGGCGCCGCGCCGTCCGGCGAGGGCCCGTACGTCCGGCGCACACTCAGCCGCTCTGACGTGCAGGATCTGGCGAAGAAGCTGGCCTCCATGACGGCCGCCGAGCGGGCCAAGCTGCCCGGTGTCTCGTCCGGGCGGGCGGGGCAGCTGCTGGCCGGCGCCATCGTCGCCGACGCCGCGCTCGACCTGTTCGAGATCGACGAGGTCGACGTCTGCCCGTGGGCGTTGCGCGAGGGCGTCATTCTGCGCCGGCTGGACCAGATCGAGGGGGGCACCTTCGGCGAATCGGACGTATCGGGTTAGAGTCGTCTGGCTGTTACCGTCTCGTGATCTTCCGGAGGACCGCCGCTCGTGCCCCACGCTCGCCACAAGCGGCGCCGTCCTGGCCGTCTCAGCCGTCTCGTCCTGCCCGTCGCGGGTGCGGGCGCGGCCGCCGGAGCCGCTGTCGGTGCGACGGCGTTCTCGTCGGCGCCGCCTCCGGTGGCCGCCGTCTCGCCGGTCTCACCGGCCCCGTTCGACGTCGACGAGCTGCGCCAGGAGGCCGCGGCCGGACCGGACCGCGGTGACAACGCCGCGCCGTCCCCGCTGGCCGGCAGCGGCACGCCGTCCACCCCCGCCCCGACTCCGTCGGTGACCGCCGCGCCGACGCCGTCGCCCACGACCGTCCCGCCCACCCCGTCGCCCACACCCACGCCGGCCGGGTTCCCGCCGATCGCCGGCTGCGACGCCACCATCCCCGGCGACGACGTCGGCAACGGCGAGCTCGGCGACGAGCACCTGTGCGGCATCGGCAGCGGCCAGCGGCTGCGTCCCGACGCCGCCGCCTCCTTCGTCGCGCTCGACGCGTTCTACCGGGCCGAGACCGGCGAGGGCCTGATCCCCTGCGTCACCGATTCCTACCGCAGCTACGAGGCCCAGGTCGACGTCGCCGACCGCAAGCCCGGCCTGGCCGCAAGACCCGGCACCAGCGAGCACGGCTGGGGCCTCGCCGTCGACGTCGGCTGCGGCGCCAACTCCTTCGACGGCGCCCTCTACGCCTGGCTCGACGACAACGCCGGCGACTTCGGCTGGGAGAACCCCGGCTGGGCCCAGCCCGGAGGCAGCACGCCCGAGCCTTGGCATTGGGAGTTCACACCTGCGTCCTGAACCCGCGGGGCCGCTTACTCTTGGGAGCGTGTCCGAACTGCGCCAGAGTGCCTCCGGGGTGCTGCGCGTCCCCGAGGCGCCGGTGGGGCTGTCCACTGCTGCCACGTATCCGCAGGGGGCGGCCACGGCGTTCGAGATGGCCGCGTCGCTCGGGTACGACGGCGTCGAGGTCATGGTGTGGACCGACCCGGTCAGCCAGGACATCGACCAGATCGAGCAACTGGCCGAGCGCTACGGCCTGCCGGTGCTGTCCGTGCACGCGCCGTGCCTGCTCATCACCCAGCGGGTGTGGTCGCCCGACCCCACGGTGCGGCTGACGAAGTCCCTCGAGGCGGCCCGCCGCCTCGGCGCCTCCACCGTCGTCGTCCATCCGCCGTTCCGGTGGCAGCGCGAGTACGCCCGCGGCTTCGTCGAGCTGGTCGACCGCCTGGAGGACGAGTTCGGCATCGCCGTCGCGGTCGAGAACATGTACCCGTGGCGCGCCGCCGGCCGCGAGGTCGCCGCCTACGCGCCCGACTGGGACCCCACCGACGAGTCGTACCGGCACATCACCCTCGATCTCTCCCACGCCGCCGTCGCCGGGCAGGACTCCCTGGTGCTGTCCGAGTCGATCGGTGACCGCCTCGCGCACGTGCACATGACCGACGGCACCGGCTCGGCCCGCGACGAGCACCTGATCCCGGGCCGCGGCAACCAGCCGTGCTCGGCGGTGCTGGAGCGGCTGGCCTTCATCGAGTGGTCCGGGTCGGTGATCCTCGAGGTGAGCACCCGGCGGGCCCGCAACCTGGCCGAGCGCGAGGCCGACCTCGCCGAGGCGCTGGCCTTCACCCGCCTCAATCTCGCCGCCTCCGTGGAGACGGCCTTCGCGGTCGGCCCCGACGGTACGGCGGAACTGGTCGCCCGCGGCGAGGCGAGCTAGGCGGCTGGGCTTCGGGGCGACCCGTCCGCTGGCGGGGTCGTGCCGGAACGCGCGCATGTCCTGCGCGTAGGGGCGGGGACCGCGGTCCTCGCGGCCCACTCCGGGCCGTCTCGCGCGTGGGCACGTCGAGCACCGAGTAGCCCCCGAGCTGCGTGGTCTGCGGAGACGTCCCCTCGGTCATCGTGCCGTCCCGAGGTTGTCGGTGCCCGCCCGTAGGGTGGGCCCCACCCGGGCCGGGAGGGGTCTACCTACCACTGCGCAAGCGACGCGACGCTTGCGCGGCGCCGACGTTGAACCCGCGCCACTTCCACGCCCCGTCGGCTGCTCGGCGACGTGCCCTGGCTCTCGCCATGATCATCCAGGATGTGGTGTGCTATCACGCCGCAACACCTGGATGATCTTGAGTGAAGAGCGGCCAGGGTGACGTCCCGCTGAGAGGTGGAGTTCTTCGACCACTGTGCGGGGTCAGTGGGTTAGATCATGCCGTCATGAGTTCGGGTTTGGCCACCTCCTTGGTGGTGGGTGTGGTGAGTAGCGCCATGGAGGCTTCGGAGAGGTAGCGGCGTTCGGCGGCGACCTGCCATTCATCGTGGGCCTCCACCAGGACAGCGCCGGCCAGGCGGAGCAGGGCGGCGGGGTTGGGGAACACTCCGACGACGTCGGTGCGGCGTTTGACCTCCTTGTTCAGCCGTTCCAGCGGGTTGGTGGACCAGATCTTCTTCCAGTGACTGATCGGGAACGCGGTGAACGCGAGGAGATCGTCGCTGGCGTCGCGCAGCATCTGTTCGACCTTGGGTAGTTGCCGGCCGAGCATGGTGGCGATGACGTCGAACTGCTCGTGCACGTGCTCGGCGTCGGGCTGGGCGAAGATCGTGCGGATCGCCGCGGCCACCATCTCGGCGTTGCCCTTGGGGACCTGGGCGAGCACGTTGCGTAGGAAGTGCACCCGGCAGCGCTGCCAGGCCGCCCCGAGCAGGACCGAGGCGATGGCGTGCTTGAGGCCGGTGTGGGCGTCGGAGATGACCAGCTGGACACCGCCCAGCCCGCGGGCCTTCAACGAGCGCAGGAACGCGGTCCAGAACGCGCCGTCCTCGCTGTCACCGACGTCGAATCCGAGCACCTCGCGGCGCCCGTCGGCGGTGACGCCGGTGGCGATGACCACCGCCTGGGACACCACGCGGCGGTTCACCCGAGCCTTGCAGTAGGTGGCGTCGAGGAACACGTACGGATAGGCCTGATCGGCCAGCGACCGGTCCCGGAAGCTGGAGACCTCGGCGTCGAGGTCGGCGCAGATCCGCGACACCTCCGACTTGGAGATCCCGCTGTCCGCGCCCAGCGCCTTGACCAGGTCGTCGACCTTGCGGGTCGACACCCCGTGCAGGTAGGCCTCCATGATCACGGCGAACAACGCCTGGTCGACTCGGCGGCGCCGCTCCAACAGGGAGGGGAAGAACGACCCGGTGCGCAACTTGGGAATGCGCAACTCCAGATCCCCGGCCGTGGTCGACAGGGTCCGCGGTCGCGAGCCGTTGCGGTGCGCGGTCCGATCCGCGCTGCGTTCCCACGGACCGGCGCCGATCACCGCCGTCGCCTCGGCCTCGATCAACGCCTGATACATCGCCTGCGCCGCGGTGCGAACCCGATCGTCCACGTCAGCGGCCCGCATCGCCTCGAGCACCTCAAGTAGGGCAGCATGGTCCAAGGCCATCGTGCGTTCGTGTCCTCTCGTGAGAATCCCTAGTCAGGTCTCACTGACCGTCGCACGATGGCCGCCCTACGCCACCGTCGACACGACGACGCTCAAGCGGGCCGGGAACTCCACCACGCCAAGGGACGTCACCGCCCGGCGAACCCAAAAGACCAAAGAAACGACGAAAGGCGCCGAGGGCCGATGCCCCCGACGCGAGTCGCGATGCGAGAAAACCGAGCAGCACGGGGGAGATTGCCGCAGGAGAAGCTGACAATCTCCGTCCCGTGCCCTCAGCCCAGAGTCAGCCCTGCGGCAGCAGCTGCGTGCCCTCGGGGAGCAGCTCCAGGAGCTCGGTCTCGGTGAGGTCCTCGGGGGCGACACCCTCGGGCAGCAGGCTCTCCAGCTGCTCCTGGACGTCGGCCGGGATCTCCTCGGAGCCGTTGCAGGCCGCGTAGTCGCCGGCCTGGCTGCCCAGCAGGACGTTGAACGGGCCCTGCCAGAACCACGGCAGGATGCACGCGTTGTCGGCGATGCTGCTGCCCTCGGTGTCCTCGGACGCTCCGTTGCAGGCCGAGTACGAGCCGTACTGGTCCTCGACCATGAAGTTGACCGGGCCCTGCCAGAACCACGGCAGGATGCAGGCGTTGTTCAGGATGTCGATCTCCGGCAGGGAGTCGGCACCCGGAACCTCCGGAGCCGCGGAGGCCGTGGCCCCGATGCCCATGGAGGCTGCGAACGCCACACCAGCGACGAGGGCGCCGCGCAGTACGTTCTTCACCAGAATACTCCTTGAATGATCACGCGTTGTGTTGCGGTCGGTTGGTGCTTGATGCGCATCAGCACGAAAGCTTTGACTGGCGGGCGGTCTATGTCAAGCGTGTTGTCGGAGAGTCACCCGATTGGTGTGACTGGTCGCCGCATACCCCTCCTGTACAGGAGGTTCATGGTGGTGATGGCACATTTCCACCGAGTTTTCGACACTTCGCGCACATCACCGAAAGAATGCGACAACACGGCACATGTCAGGTGTGTGACGGAGTCGGCGGCGGGCGCTGGGCGGCGCCGCCGGATAGGATGCCGGAATTGTGGGAAAGGTTCTTCGAGGTCGGTCGGGACGTCGTCGAGGCGCGCCCGACACCAGGGGAGAGATCCTCGCCGCCGCGCGCCAGGTGTTCGGTGAGCGCGGGTACGACGGCGCCAGCGTGCGCGCCATCGCGGCGGCGGCAGAGGTCGACCCGGCGCTCGTCCATCACTACTTCGGGACCAAGGAGAAGCTCTTCCTGGCCGCGATGGACATCCCGTTCGACCCGTCGATCATCGCCGACGCTGTCACCGACGAGACCAGCGGCGAGGGCATCGGGGAGCGGGCCATCCGCACGTTCCTCGGCGTCTGGAGTCAGCCGGCCAGCCGGGCGCCGATTCTCGCGCTGCTCCGCTCCGCCATGCAGCACGAGGCCGCGGCCCGGCTGATGCGCCAGTTCGTCACCCGCGCCATCCTCGGCCGCGTGCTCGTCGCCTTCGAGGGCGTGCCGAACGGTGCGCTGCGGGCCGAGGCCATGGTGTCGCAGCTCATCGGCCTGGCGATCACCCGCTACGTGGTCAAGCTGGAGCCCATCGCCTCGGTGCCGGACGAGGAGTTGGTGCGGCTGATCGCCCCGGTGCTGCAGCGCTACTACGACGGCGCCTTCGAGCAGGACTGACCCACCCGAAAACCCCCTGACGCTTGACGCGGCTCGTTCACGGTCGCATTATTCATCACATGATGAATTCCGCTGTGCGGATCCGCGGACTGCGGGTCGTCCGCGGCCCGCTCACCGTCCTCGACGACTTCGACCTGGACATCCGCGCCGGCAGCGTGACCGGCCTGCTCGGCCCGTCCGGGTCCGGGAAGTCGACGCTGATGCGCGCGATCGTGGGGGTGCAGAAGGTCGCCGGCGGGACGGTCGAGGTCCTCGGCCAGCCGGCCGGCGCCAAGGTGCTGCGCGACCGCGTCGCCTACGTCACCCAGGCGCCCAGCGTCTACGCCGACCTGACGGTCCGGCAGAACCTGCGCTACTACGCACGCGTCCTCGGCGCTCCGGCGAGCGACGTCGACCGCGCGATCGAGCAGGTCGACCTCGGCACGCACGCCGACCACCTGGTCGGGCGGTTGTCCGGCGGGCAGGAGTCGCGCGTCTCGCTGGCGACGGCGCTGCTCGGCTCGCCGGAGCTGCTGGTGCTCGACGAACCGACGGTGGGGCTCGACCCGGTGCTGCGGGTGCAGCTGTGGGAGCTGTTCAACCGGCTCGCCGCCGACGGCGCCACGCTGCTGGTGTCCAGCCACGTGATGGACGAGGCCGAGCGGTGCGAGCGGCTGGTGCTGCTGCGCGACGGACGGCTGCTGGCCGACGACACGCTTGCCGGCCTGCTGGCCCGCACCGGCGCCGCCGACGCCGAGGGGGCGTTCCTCGAACTGGTGGAGAAGGCGGAGCAGGAGGTGTCGTCATGACCCCGCGGATCACCCTGGCCACGGCCGCGCGCGTGCTGTCGCAGCTGCGCCACGACCCGCGCACGATCGCGCTGATGCTGGTGGTCCCCAGCCTGCTGCTGGCGCTGTTGTGGTGGATCTACGACGGCGGAGTCGTGTTCGACCGCATCGGCCCGGCGCTGCTGGCGATCTTCCCGTTCCTGGTGATGTTCCTGGTGACGTCGATCGCGACGCTGCGGGAGCGGACGTCGGGGACGCTTGAGCGGCTGCTGTCGATGCCGACCGGCAAGCTCGACTTCCTGGCCGGCTACGCCGTGGCGTTCGGGCTGGTGGCGCTGGTGCAGGCGCTGATCACGGCGTCGGTGGCGATCGGCCTGCTCGACCTCAACACCGCCGGTCCGGCCTGGCTGCTGATCGCCGTCGCGGTGTTCGACGCGCTGCTGGGTGTGGCGCTCGGGCTGTTCGTCAGCGCCTTCGCGTCGACGGAGTTCCAGGTCGTCCAGTTCATGCCGGCGCTGATCGTCCCGCAGTTCCTGCTCTGCGGGCTGCTGGTGCCGCGTGACGAGCTGCCGGACGTGCTGAGCGCCATCTCCGACGTGCTGCCGCTGTCGTACGCCGTCGACGCGATGAGCGAGGTGCAGTCCAACGTCGACCCGCAGGTGTGGGGTCAGATCGGCGTCGTTCTCGGGTTCTCGGTGGCGCTGCTGGCACTCGGCGCGGCCACGTTGCGTCGCCGCACTCCCTGATCGCTGGTGCCGTACGCTGGCGGGGTCCGCCTACCGTGAAGGAGAGGGCACCGCCTTGGCAGGAACGATGGTGCGTTCGGCGTTGCTGGGCGCGTCGCGCAGCGAGCGGCTGCGGCACACCGTCGAGCGCATCCCGCTGACCCGCAACGTCGTCGCCCGGTACGTCGCCGGCGCCGAGCAGAGCGATGCCGTGCGAGTGGCCGGTGAGCTGGCCGGCGAGGGGCTCGCCGTCACCATCGACCACCTGGGCGAGCCCACCCACGACCGCGCCCACGCCACCCGCATCGCGCAGACCTACGTCGCGCTGCTCGAGGCGCTGCACAAGGCCGAGCTCACCCCCGACGTCGAGGTGTCGGTGACGCTGTCGGCGATCGGCCGGACGCTGCCGGCCGACGGCGCCGCCATCGCGCTGGAGAACGCGCAGCAGATCTGCCAGGCCGCCGCCGATGCCGGCACCACGGTGACGCTGGACATGGAGGACCACACCACCACCGACGCCACGCTGGACGTCCTGCGCGAGCTGCGCGCCGACTTCCCGAGCGTCGGCGCGGTGCTGCAGGCCCAGCTCAAGCGCACCGAGTCCGACTGCCGCGACCTCGCCCACGAGGGCTCCCGGGTGCGGCTGTGCAAGGGCGCCTACGACGAGCCCGAGACCGTCGCCTTCCGCGACCGCGGCGAGGTCGACCGCTCGTACGTGCGCTGCATGAAGGTGCTGTTCGCCGGCGCCGGCTACCCGATGATCGCCACCCACGACGCCCGGCTGGTCGAGAT
Protein-coding sequences here:
- a CDS encoding pentapeptide repeat-containing protein, with the protein product MARRAGVRQRLAVAGAVGGTVSGTVLRAVGLGAVGLGAVDLSAVDLSAVDLSAVDLGPVDLGPVDLGPVDLSAVDLSAVDLSAVDLGPVDLSAVDLSAVDLSAVDLSAVDLSAVDLSAVDLGPVDLGPVDLGPVDLSAVDLGLRLCAVVAGLVVGLLAADQRVQRALPQPRRAARVVEDVDAATVTLARDEAAEEVRRRRVGAAAGGVVGRLRAQHRVDRTLPQPRRGAGVVQQVDTVAGQRAVVVAGGVVRGLAVAEPVDRALPQPRQRTDVVADVEAVTVGGAVAVARDVGGLLALDEHVRRALPQPRQRARAVEHVDAVAVRGLLGVADHVVGGLVLRRAVRRTLPEPGRRAGVIEDVDAIAVRVGAVVQDVDPVTDGDAGVAVAGLVVGLLAAHEDVERALPEPGQRADAVAHLDVTEAEVVEQAVGLFDTGDLVGELNPLALLGRGRRHAQGETGGERSAGHNGATQHCLQHNSPQIIRKVFPRQPVFWVPAREYI
- a CDS encoding LPXTG cell wall anchor domain-containing protein, which encodes MPDTGASSQLLVVGAGLLLAGAAAAFAVNRRQVQQ
- a CDS encoding Ppx/GppA phosphatase family protein, with translation MRMGVLDVGSNTVHLLLVDAHRGARPLPAYKQKTDLRLVELLDDSGSIGKEGAKQLVQSCREAVEAAEDKGATSMLAFATSALREAVNGTAVLDRVRDEAGVDLQILSGEDEARLTFLAVRRWYGWSAGRLLSLDIGGGSLELAAGGDEDPDVAVSLPLGAARLTRDWFTGDPPDKDEVRALRRHVRAEVASIIGDVNRYGERDRAVASSKTFRSLARAAGAAPSGEGPYVRRTLSRSDVQDLAKKLASMTAAERAKLPGVSSGRAGQLLAGAIVADAALDLFEIDEVDVCPWALREGVILRRLDQIEGGTFGESDVSG
- a CDS encoding D-alanyl-D-alanine carboxypeptidase family protein; the protein is MPHARHKRRRPGRLSRLVLPVAGAGAAAGAAVGATAFSSAPPPVAAVSPVSPAPFDVDELRQEAAAGPDRGDNAAPSPLAGSGTPSTPAPTPSVTAAPTPSPTTVPPTPSPTPTPAGFPPIAGCDATIPGDDVGNGELGDEHLCGIGSGQRLRPDAAASFVALDAFYRAETGEGLIPCVTDSYRSYEAQVDVADRKPGLAARPGTSEHGWGLAVDVGCGANSFDGALYAWLDDNAGDFGWENPGWAQPGGSTPEPWHWEFTPAS
- a CDS encoding sugar phosphate isomerase/epimerase family protein — its product is MLRVPEAPVGLSTAATYPQGAATAFEMAASLGYDGVEVMVWTDPVSQDIDQIEQLAERYGLPVLSVHAPCLLITQRVWSPDPTVRLTKSLEAARRLGASTVVVHPPFRWQREYARGFVELVDRLEDEFGIAVAVENMYPWRAAGREVAAYAPDWDPTDESYRHITLDLSHAAVAGQDSLVLSESIGDRLAHVHMTDGTGSARDEHLIPGRGNQPCSAVLERLAFIEWSGSVILEVSTRRARNLAEREADLAEALAFTRLNLAASVETAFAVGPDGTAELVARGEAS
- a CDS encoding IS256 family transposase, producing MALDHAALLEVLEAMRAADVDDRVRTAAQAMYQALIEAEATAVIGAGPWERSADRTAHRNGSRPRTLSTTAGDLELRIPKLRTGSFFPSLLERRRRVDQALFAVIMEAYLHGVSTRKVDDLVKALGADSGISKSEVSRICADLDAEVSSFRDRSLADQAYPYVFLDATYCKARVNRRVVSQAVVIATGVTADGRREVLGFDVGDSEDGAFWTAFLRSLKARGLGGVQLVISDAHTGLKHAIASVLLGAAWQRCRVHFLRNVLAQVPKGNAEMVAAAIRTIFAQPDAEHVHEQFDVIATMLGRQLPKVEQMLRDASDDLLAFTAFPISHWKKIWSTNPLERLNKEVKRRTDVVGVFPNPAALLRLAGAVLVEAHDEWQVAAERRYLSEASMALLTTPTTKEVAKPELMTA
- a CDS encoding TetR family transcriptional regulator produces the protein MGKVLRGRSGRRRGAPDTRGEILAAARQVFGERGYDGASVRAIAAAAEVDPALVHHYFGTKEKLFLAAMDIPFDPSIIADAVTDETSGEGIGERAIRTFLGVWSQPASRAPILALLRSAMQHEAAARLMRQFVTRAILGRVLVAFEGVPNGALRAEAMVSQLIGLAITRYVVKLEPIASVPDEELVRLIAPVLQRYYDGAFEQD
- a CDS encoding ABC transporter ATP-binding protein encodes the protein MMNSAVRIRGLRVVRGPLTVLDDFDLDIRAGSVTGLLGPSGSGKSTLMRAIVGVQKVAGGTVEVLGQPAGAKVLRDRVAYVTQAPSVYADLTVRQNLRYYARVLGAPASDVDRAIEQVDLGTHADHLVGRLSGGQESRVSLATALLGSPELLVLDEPTVGLDPVLRVQLWELFNRLAADGATLLVSSHVMDEAERCERLVLLRDGRLLADDTLAGLLARTGAADAEGAFLELVEKAEQEVSS
- a CDS encoding ABC transporter permease, encoding MTPRITLATAARVLSQLRHDPRTIALMLVVPSLLLALLWWIYDGGVVFDRIGPALLAIFPFLVMFLVTSIATLRERTSGTLERLLSMPTGKLDFLAGYAVAFGLVALVQALITASVAIGLLDLNTAGPAWLLIAVAVFDALLGVALGLFVSAFASTEFQVVQFMPALIVPQFLLCGLLVPRDELPDVLSAISDVLPLSYAVDAMSEVQSNVDPQVWGQIGVVLGFSVALLALGAATLRRRTP
- a CDS encoding proline dehydrogenase family protein; this encodes MVRSALLGASRSERLRHTVERIPLTRNVVARYVAGAEQSDAVRVAGELAGEGLAVTIDHLGEPTHDRAHATRIAQTYVALLEALHKAELTPDVEVSVTLSAIGRTLPADGAAIALENAQQICQAAADAGTTVTLDMEDHTTTDATLDVLRELRADFPSVGAVLQAQLKRTESDCRDLAHEGSRVRLCKGAYDEPETVAFRDRGEVDRSYVRCMKVLFAGAGYPMIATHDARLVEIAGSLAARHRREQGSYEYQMLYGLRSREQLRLVRAGERVRVYVPYGPEWYAYLVRRLAERPANLGFLLRSVASSK